The Fibrobacter sp. UWP2 genomic sequence GCACTACAACTTCGTGAAGAACGTGGATGTGGAAGCGATGGAAAGCTACCGCAAGTAGGAAGTAATTTTCGGTAACGCGAAAAGAAATTGCCCCGACTCAATTGCGAGCCGGGGCTTAATTAACAACAAAGTACCTACTATTGACAAACTACATATAGAACGAAATGCCGGCAGTACCGGCGATGTGGTAGCCGTCAAAGTCCCCAAAGATGTGCGCCACGCCGCCGTGCAGCTCCATGCGATTGAACAGGTGCACACCAAGCGTCAAATATTGCGTAGCGACAAGGCTTGGTTTCTCGGCATTCTTTTCTTTTTTCAACCCATCCATCTCCTCGACCATAAGCCGGTACACATACGCATTGAAGGAGTACGTCAAGAAGGCCGGGCCAAAGAACGCGCTCGTATAGGCTCCAAAATCAACAGTCGGGTTTATTAGAGTTTCGTCCGATTCAAAATAGCTTGTACGCATAAAATACTCTTCGTCATCAATAAGACCTTTTTTTTCACAGGAGTACTTCGTCCCTGAATAAGTGATTTCTGACGCCAGAATCCATGCACCTAAATTGCCGCCAAATTCAAAATGTTCATAGTTGCCGCCAACTCCCATTCGTAAAATCAGGCCCCTGCTATAGCCTAGTCCAAAATTGGTCAGCAGGTGCCCACTTTTTGCCAGTCTCTCGATGGAACCGTCAATGTCAAAAGGGCTTATGCGAAGGTTCGCCTCCATGGGGCCGTCCTTCCCCACCTTTTTACTCCCGCAACCTGCAAAATAGCAGCCCTCCTCCACGGTACTGTAACCGTCAAGTGCATAAGACTCGTCCTTCCCCACTTGAACATTCACATTGGCCCGCCATTCGGACTCGCCGTCTTGCATATAGCGGTTCGCCCCGTGCACATCGGGCGCAGCCAAAACCTTCGCATCAAAGGCTTCTATCCGGTTGGTAGATTTAACCGCACAGCCCGTAAAAAGGGAAACGAGCATCAGAACAAAAATAGGGCTTAACTTTCTCATATTCGCAACTGAATATAAATTATTTTTTAGTAAAAACGTTATTTTCTCAAATGGTCACGAAAATTTCCCAGACCGTAAAAAATCCCGGAATCATTTGCAAATTCAAAGATAGGGAAAAAACCTTTTTTGGCAACTCGGGCTCAAACGTCCTTGCCGCTGCGGGCCAAAAAGGCAAGCGCCAGGAACGCTCCGGCGATCATCCCGATGAGCGGCAGGTCGGCCTGGCTCCGCAGGAACATCTTGAGGAATCGCACCAGCTGCGACGACGCAAAAGCGTAACCGGCGCTGCACAGCAACACAAACAGAGCGAACCGCCCCACAAACGGGATGCTCTTGGTAATCTTTTTAAAGTACCCGTTGATTTTGCCGCCGTAAATAATGAGGAGCGTTGCCACCAACCCCACCGCAATGGAATCCATGTGCAAACGCAAAAAGTCGGCGAATTGGTGTATATAGGGCTGCATGGCTCGAAATATAAAAAAGCAAAAACAGAATAATCTATATTATTGAAAAAATTCCCCGGATTTCAAATGCTGCTCTCCATCATCATACCCGTCTACAATTCCGAGAAGTATGTGCGACATACGCTGGAGAGCATTTACGGGCAGCCCTTTGACCAAACCCTAGTCGAGGTCATTGTCGTGAACGACGGGACGCCCGACAACTCCATGCAAATCGTGAACGAGTTCGCAGCCAAGTCCGCCACACTCAAGGTCATTGAGCAAGAGAACCGCGGGCTGAGCGCCGCCCGCAACGCCGGGCTCGGCTTGGCGCAGGGCAAGTACATTTGGTTTGTCGACAGTGACGATTGGATCGAAGACGGCTTTTTGCAAAAGGTGCTCCCCCTGCTCAAGGAGCGCAACGACGATGTATTCTTGTTCCGCACCCGCGAGTACTCTGAACAAACCGGGGAACCTACCCTGGAGCGGCACCTTCTCTCGGACACCCAAATCGTGGAGACGGACTTGTACGAGATCATGTGCAAAGAAGTTTCTTTTTCGCCGCTCCAAATTTACCTCATCCGCCGTGACTTTTTGGAACAGAACCACCTGAGGCTCGTCGAGAGAATCATCCACGAAGACATGGAATTCGCCCCGCGCATGCTCGCCATGGCAAACAAAGTAACATGCGTCCCCTTGTTCCATTACAACTACCTCAGGCGGAACAGCGGGAGCATCACCAGTTCGCCAGCCAACCGCAAGTACCGTGTTGCAAGCCTCACGCGCATCATGGACCTGCACGACGACCTTTTAAAAACGCAGCTCCGTCCCAAAAGCAAAAAAGCCCTGGACATGGTGCAATTCTGGCTGTTCCGCAAGATTTTCAACTTCATTGATCCCGAAGAATTTCAGGAATGGGATGCAGAACTCGGACTCGGCAAACGTGCGAAGGCAGCAAAAAAACGGGTGTTAAAGCACCTGTTTTACCACTGCACCTCGCTCATGTTCTTACGTCGGCTCATGTTCATTGCCTCTCCCAAGTGGCTCAAGTCCAAAAGAAAGGGCATTTAGCCCTAAAATCGGGCTTTTGATAAAATCCGTAAACCTCTGGACACGGCAGTAAACACGCTGGTTTCTGCTGAAAACACTTTTTAAGGGTCCCCGTATACTAAACTGGCGCTCCGGGATTTAGTTTTAGGGTATCAAAAGGAAGGTTCCAATGTCTTTGAAAAACATTCTCCTTATTACCGCGAGTGCCGCAACAGCCCTGTTCGCCGCCACCGCTTACCAAAACCAGGTCGGATTCCTCACCAACGGCATCAAGCAGATGGCCGTTTTGGATGCAGCCGGTAAAGACATCGTTTTCAAGGACGCCCAGGGCGAAACCGTTTTGACGGTCACCGCCCCCGAGGCCCAAAAGTGGTCCCCCGCCGGCGAAAACGCCTCCCTGGTCGACTTCTCTGAACTCAAGACCCCCGGAACCTACCAAGCCTACGTTGGCGACTCCGCCGTGG encodes the following:
- a CDS encoding glycosyltransferase family 2 protein codes for the protein MLLSIIIPVYNSEKYVRHTLESIYGQPFDQTLVEVIVVNDGTPDNSMQIVNEFAAKSATLKVIEQENRGLSAARNAGLGLAQGKYIWFVDSDDWIEDGFLQKVLPLLKERNDDVFLFRTREYSEQTGEPTLERHLLSDTQIVETDLYEIMCKEVSFSPLQIYLIRRDFLEQNHLRLVERIIHEDMEFAPRMLAMANKVTCVPLFHYNYLRRNSGSITSSPANRKYRVASLTRIMDLHDDLLKTQLRPKSKKALDMVQFWLFRKIFNFIDPEEFQEWDAELGLGKRAKAAKKRVLKHLFYHCTSLMFLRRLMFIASPKWLKSKRKGI
- a CDS encoding DUF3392 family protein: MQPYIHQFADFLRLHMDSIAVGLVATLLIIYGGKINGYFKKITKSIPFVGRFALFVLLCSAGYAFASSQLVRFLKMFLRSQADLPLIGMIAGAFLALAFLARSGKDV